The DNA sequence CCTGGCTGCGTGAGAACCTGCTCGACCGCGCGCCCGAGACCGACGCGTGCGGGCGCGAGCGCTACCAGCTGCTGTCGCGCTCCTTCCTCGGCGCCACCGTGGACCTCGAGGAGACCTACCGCTGGGGCCAGGAGGAGGTCGCGCAGATCACCGCCCGGATGGAGCAGGTCGCCGAGCGGATCAAGCCCGGCGCCACCGTCAAGGAGGCCATCGCCGCCCTCGACGCCGACCCGGCGTACCAGCTGCACGGCACCGACGCGCTCAAGGCGTGGATGCAGGAGCGCGCCGACGAGGTCATCGCGAACCTCGCCGGCACCCACTTCGACATCCCCGACCCGGTGCGCACCATCGAGTGCCTCATCGCCCCGACCCAGACCGGCGGCATCTACTACACCGGGCCCTCGGAGGACTTCTCCCGGCCCGGCCGCATGTGGTGGTCGGTGCCCAAGGGCGTCACCGAGTTCGGCACCTGGAAGGAGCTCACGACCGTCTACCACGAGGGCGTCCCGGGCCACCACCTCCAGGTCGCGCAGACGGTGTTCCGCTCCGAGCTGCTCAACTCCTGGCGCCGCATGGCCGCGTGGACCTCCGGCCACGGCGAGGGCTGGGCGCTGTATGCCGAGCGGCTCATGGACGAGCTCGGGTACATGGACGACCCCGGCAACCTCATGGGGCTGCTCGACAGCCAGTCGCTGCGCGCGGCCCGCGTCGTCATCGACATCGGCGTGCACTGCGGGTTCGAGGCGCCGCAGGAGGTCGGTGGCGGCGAGTGGACCTACGACAAGGCGTGGCAGTACCTCACCGCGCACGCCAACCAGGGCGAGGCGTGGCTGCGGTTCGAGCTCGACCGCTACCTCGGCTGGCCGGGCCAGGCGCCGTCGTACAAGATCGGCGAGCGGCTCTGGATGCAGCTGCGCGACCAGGTCCGCGAGCGCGAGGGCGAGTCGTTCTCGCTCAAGGACTTCCACCGCCGGGCGCTCGACATCGGCGGCGTCGGCCTCGACACCCTCCGGGAGGCCGTGCTCGGCGAGCTGTGACCGCTCCGGCGCGGCCGACCCCGTGGAGTCGGTCGCGCGGAGCCGGTCACGCCGGCCGACCGGTGCGGCTCAGGCGTCGTCGCGCATCCGTAGGTCGCCGTAGGTGCGCCGTGCCCCGTCCAGGGCGCTCACGTACGCAGACCGTTCGTATGCCGTGGCGTCCGTCCCGAGCGGTACGGCCAGGAGACCACGCAGGTCGTCGACGGAGCCGAAACCCTTGCGCGCCATCCAGTCCTCGAGCCCGGCGAGGAGGCTCGCGGCATACGCCTCCCCGTGCCGCAGCAGGGCGGAGGCGGTCATGACGACGTCCGCGCCGGCGAGCAGGTACTTCACGACGTCCTCGCCGGTCTCCACCCCCGTCGTCGCCGCCAGCGAGCAGCGCACGCGGCTGCGGAGGATCGCGACCCAGGTGCGCGGCAGCCGCGCCTCCTCAGGCACCGACAGGGAGAGCTGGGGGTGCACGGAGACCGTCTCGAGGTCGATGTCGGGCGGCAGGAACCGGTTGAACAGCACCAGTCCGGCGGCCCCGGCCTCATCCAGCCGCAGCGCCATCTGGCCGACCGAGCTGAAGTGCGGGCTGAGCTTCACCGCCACCGGGACGGAGACGACCTCGCGGACGGTCCGCAGGATCTCGACGTGCCAGTCCTCGACGTCACGGCCCGAGAGGTGCGGGTCCCCGGGGACGAGGTAGACGTTGAGCTCGATCGCCGCCGCCCCGGCGTCCTGCAGCGACGCGGCGAAGCCGGCCCACCCACCCGGGCTCGAGCCGTTGAGGCTCGCGACGACCGGCACAACCAGGTCGCCGGCCACGCCGACAGCGCGTTCGACGAGGTGCAGGTAGTGGGCACCACCGCCGGAGGACCCGGCCCGGCTGGGGAAGTACGACAGCGCCTCCCCGAACGACTCGTCGTACGGTTCGGTGACCTGCAGGTCGCGCAGCTGCTCCTGCCGCACCTGCTCCTCGAACAGCGACGGCAGCACCACGGCGCCGACCCCCGCGTCGGCGAGGGCCCGCACGCCCTCCACGGTCTGCGACAGCGGTGAGGCGGAGGCGACGAGCGGGTTGCGCAGGGCCAGCCCGAGGTAGCGGGTCGCGAGGTCGGTCACCTGCTCCTCCTGGCGTCGGCCGCGAACGCCGCCGGGCCACGGGTCGCCATCTCCTCGTAGGTGGCCCATCGCCGATCCACGGCCTCCTGGGCGAGGCCGAGCAGGCGCTCCGCCTCGGCCGGGTCGGAGCTGCGCAGGAGGCGGTAGCGCAGCTCGCGGTAGACATAGTCCGCCAACGGGATCCGCGGCCTCGGGGAGTCGAGCTGGAAGGGGTTGCGGCCGTGGTCGCGCGCGACCGGGTCGTAGCGCACCAGCGGCCAGTGACCGCTGGCGACGGCGCGGTACTGCTGGTCGAGGCCGTCCTTCATGTCGATGCCGTGGGCGATGCAGTGGCTGTAGGCGATGACCAGGGACGGTCCGTCGTAGGCCTCGGCCTCGCGGAACGCGGTCAGGGTCTGCTGCGGGTCGGCCCCCATCGCGACCCGTGCGACGTAGACGTTGCCGTACGCGATCGCCTGCAGCGCGAGGTCCTTCTTGGCTGCGGTCTTGCCCGCCGCCGCGAACTTCGCCACGGCCCCGAGTGGCGTCGCCTTGGACGACTGCCCGCCGGTGTTGGAGTACACCTCGGTGTCGAGCACGAGGACGTTGACGTCCAGGCCGCTCGCGAGCACGTGGTCCAGCCCCCCGGAGCCGATGTCGTAGGCCCACCCGTCGCCACCGACGATCCACAGGCTGCGCCGCAGGAGGTGGTCCGCGACGCTGCGCAGGTCCGCGACGGCCGGCCCGTCGAGGCCGGTCAGGCGGCCCAGCAACTCGGTCACCCGGTCGCGCTGGGCGACGAGCTCGTGCTCGCGGACCTGCGGGGCGGTCAGGATCGCGTCGACGAGGTCAGCGCCGACCTCGTCACGGAGCTCGGCCAGCCGCTCGCGCGCCAGCCGCGCGTGCAGGTCGGCGGCGAGCCGCATGCCCAGGCCGAACTCCGCGTTGTCCTCGAACAGCGAGTTCGACCAGGCGGGGCCGCGCCCGGCGGCGTTCTTCGTCCAGGGGGTCGTCGGCAGGTTCCCGCCGTAGATCGAGGAGCAGCCGGTCGCGTTGGCCACCATCGCCCGCTCGCCGAAGAGCTGGGTGAGGAGCTTGAGGTACGGGGTCTCGCCGCAGCCGGCGCATGCCCCCGAGAACTCGAACAGCGGCTGGAGGAACTGCGTCCCGCGCACCGTCCCGAAGTCGACGCGGGCCCGGTCGTTGACCTCCAACGTTTCGAAGAACGCGATGTTCTCGCGCTCGACGTCGAACCGCTCGACGGCCGGGGTGAGGTTGATCGCCTTGCGGTCCGGCCTTCCGATGGGGCTGACCGGGCACGCCTCGACGCACAGCGAGCACCCGGTGCAGTCCTCCGCGTAGACCTGCAGCGTGTACCGCGCCGACGGCAGCCCCACGGCGTCGAGGGGCGCCGACGCGAAGCCCTCCGGCGCACCGGCCAGGTCCTTCTCGTCGTAGTACTTCGCGCGGATGACGCTGTGCGGGCACACGAACGAACAGGTGCCGCACTGGATGCAGGTGTCGGGATCCCACTGCGCGACCAGGTCGGAGATGCGCCGCTTCTCGTAGGCCGTGGTGCCGCTGGGGAAGGTGCCGTCCACGGGGAGCGCGCTGACGGGGAGGTCCTCGCCACGGCCGGCCATCATCGCGCCCGTCACCTCCCGCACGAACGGTGGTGCGGACGCCGGGACGGCGGGTGGGGAGACCCGCCCGGAGGTCACCACCCCCGGCACCGGTACCCGGTGCAGGGCGGCCAGGGCGGCATCCACGGCCTCCTCGTTCCGGCGGACCACGGCGGTGCCGCGCTTCCAGTAGGTCCGGTGGATGGCTGCCTTCACCTGCTCGACGGCCTGCTCTCGCGGCAGCACCCCGGAGATCGCGAAGAAGCACGTCTGCAGCACCGTGTTCGTGCGCCCCGGCAGGCCGCACTCGCGTGCGACGCGGTCGGCGTCGATGGTGTAGAGCCGCAGGCCCTTGTCGAGAACCTGCTGCTGCACGGTCGCGGGCAGCGCGTCCCAGAGCTCGTCGGGTGGCTGCGGGGCGTTGAGCAGCAGGGTGGCCCCGTCCGCTGCCCGGCCGAGGACGTCGACCTTCTCGAGCAGCCCGAGGTGGTGGCAGCCGACGAAGCCGGCCCGGTCCACGAGGTAGGGCGCACGGATGGGGTGCGGCCCGAAGCGCAGGTGCGAGACGGTCTGCCCGCCGGACTTCTTGGAGTCGTAGACGAAGTAGCCCTGGGCGAAGAGGTGCGGGTCGGCGCCGAGGATCTTGATCGTGTTCTTGGCGGCCCCGACCGTGCCGTCGGAGCCCAGCCCGAAGAAGACCGCGCGCACGGTGGCCGGGTCCTCGATGTCGAGGTCCGGGTCCCACGGCAGGCTGGTGCCGGTGACGTCGTCGACGATGCCGACCGTGAACCTCGGCCGCGGCTCCGGCCGGGCGAGCTCCTCGAACACGCCCACGACCATGCCCGGCGTGAGCTCCTTGGACGACAGGCCGTAGCGGCCACCCACCACCCGGGGCAGGGTGCCGCGCCGACCGCTCCCGTGGGCGTCGGCCAGTGCCGCCACGACGTCGAGGTGTATCGGTTCCCCCGCCGAGCCCGGCTCCTTCGTGCGGTCCAGGACCCCCACCGTCCTGACGGAGGCAGGGAGCGCCGCCACGAGCTGCTCGGCGGGGAAGGGCCGGTACAGCCGCACCTGCAGCACGCCGACGCGCTCCCCCCTCGCGACCAGGTGGTCCACCGTCTCCCGGACCGTCTGCGCTCCCGACCCCATGACGACGACCACCCGGTCGGCCTCGGGGTGCCCGGCATACTCCACCAGCCGGTAGGCCCGCCCGCAGCGCTCGGCGAGCTCGTCCATGACCGACTGCACGATGCCGGGCGTGCGCGCGTAGAACGGGTTCACCGTCTCGCGGGCCTGGAAGTAGACGTCGGGGTTCTGCGCGGTGCCGCGCACGAAGGGCCGCTCGGGGCTGAGCGCCCGCAGCCGGTGCTGGCGGACGAGCTCCTCCGGCACCAGGGCGCGCAGCACGTCGTCGGGCAGCAGCTCGACCGTCGCCAGCTCATGGGAGGTGCGGAAGCCGTCGAAGAAGTGGACGAAGGGCACCCGCGAGCGCAGCGTCGCCGCGTGCGCGACCAGGGCGAGGTCGTGCGCCTCCTGCACCGACGCCGACGCGAGCAGCGCGAAGCCGGTCTGGCGCACCGCCATGACGTCGGAGTGGTCGCCGAAGATCGACAGTCCCTGGGCCGCGAGGGCCCTGGCTGCCACGTGGAAGACGGTCGAGGTCAGCTCACCGGCGATCCTGTACATGTTGGGCACCATGAGCAGCAGGCCCTGAGACGCGGTGAAGGTGGTGCTCAGCGCCCCTCCCTGGAGCGCGCCGTGGAGGGCCCCGGCGGCGCCGCCCTCGCTCTGCATCTCCATGACGGTGGGCACGCTGCCCCAGATGTTGGGCCGGTCGCGTGAGGCCCACTCGTCGGCGAGCTCGGCCATGGCCGACGACGGCGTGATCGGGTAGATGGCACACAGCTCGCTCAGCCGGTACGCCACGCCCACCGCGGCCTCGTTGCCGTCGACGGTCGCCCGCACCTCAGATGCCCCCACCCAGGATGTCCTGCTCCGCTGCAGCCGGCTCGGCCACCATCTCGATGGCGTGCACCGGGCACTGCCGGGCGCAGGTGCCGCAGCCGGTGCAGGCGGTGTAGTCGAAGCGGTACCGGTGCCCCGCGCCGAGCTTGATGACCGCGTCCTCCGGGCACGCCCCGAGGCAGCCGTCGCACTCGAAGCAGTTGCCGCAGGACAGGCACCGCCCCGCCTCGTGCGCCACCTCCTCCGGCGTCAGCCCGGCGGTCACCTCGACGAACCCGTGCACCCGCTCGGCCGGGTCGAGCTCGGCCTGCTCGCGGCGGCCGTGGTCCCCGAAGTACCAGAGGTTGAGCTTCTCGAAGTCGGCCGGCGGGTGCTTGGGGCGCGGCGCCGGCTCGCGGCCGGAGAGCCAGGCATCGATGCTGCGGGCTGCCCTCTTGCCGTGGCCCACGCCGACGGTCACGGTCCTCTCGCTCGGCACGGCGTCACCGCCGGCGAACACGCCCGGGGCGCCGGTCATGAGGGTGAACGGGTCGACCTGGACCGTGTCGCCGTCCAGCCGCACCCCCGGGACGGAGCGCAGGAAGCCGGTGTCGCTCTCCTGGCCGACGGCGAGGATGACGGTGTCGGCGGCGAGCTTCTCGAACTGGCCCGTGCCGTGGGGCCGGCCGTCCTCGTCGAGTGCCTGGACCTCCACGGTGAGCTCGTGCTCGTTCATCGAGCTGATGGTGCGCAGCCAGGTGATGCGGATGCCCTCGCGCTCGGCGTCGGCCGCCTCCTGCTCGTGGGCGGGCATCTGCTCGCGGGTGCGCCGGTACACGATCACGGTGTCGTCGGCACCGAGCCGGCGGGCCACCCGGGCGGCATCCATCGCGGTGTTGCCGCCGCCGTAGACGGCCACGTGACGGCTGGCCAACGAGCCCTGCTCGCCGGACTCGACACCCCGCAGGAACGAGACGGCGTCGATGACCCGGCTGGCGTCCTCGTTGGGGATGTCCACCCGCTTGGACAGGTGGGCACCCACCGCCGCGAACACCGCGTCGAACCCGCCGTCGTGCATCTCGGCGGTGAGGTCGGTGACCCGGTGGTCCTGCTCGAAGACCACGCCCAGGGCGGCGATCCGGGCGATCTCGGCATCGAGCACGTCCCGCGGCAGCCGGTAGGACGGGATGCCGTAGCGCATCATCCCGCCCGGTTCCGGTCCGTTGTCCCGCACCACCACCTCGTGGCCCAGGCGGGCGAGGTGGTATGCCGCGCTGAGGCCGCTGGGTCCGGAGCCCACGACGAGCACCCGCCGGGAGCTGCGCCGCGGCGGCGGGTCGAAGCGCCAGCCGGACTCGATCGCCAGGTCGCCGAGGAACCGTTCGACCCCGTGGATGGACACGGCGGCGTCGAGCTCGACGCGGTTGCAGGCGCCTTCGCACGGGTGGTAGCAGACGCGACCGTGCACGGCGGGCAGCGGGTTGTCGGCCGTGAGCAGCCGCCACGCCTCCTCGTGCCGTCCGGCCCGCACCAGCGCCAGCCACCCCTGGATGTTCTCCCCCGCCGGGCACCCCGCGTTGCAGGGCGGCAGCAGGTCCACGTAGACCGGCCGCTGGGAACGCTGCGGGCCGGCTCGCAGCCGGCCCAGCCCCAAGGGGGCCGGGGGCGTCAGGTCCGGGTCGTCGAGTCCCATCTCCACCTCCGTCGCGTCCGATGCTCACGGCGGAAGGTCAGGCGGGACAGGGCCCTTGGTCACGGTCGCGGGCCACTGCGCCGCCCGGGTCGTCGCGGGTGGCGCCGGGGCAGGAGGGCCGGCGGAGAGGGGTCGGGCGCAAGAGGGCCGGCCGCCCGCGGCGCCGGTGAGACGGGAGTCGGCGGGGTGCCCCGGCGGGTGCGAGGATTCCCCCCGTGGAAGCAGCAACGGCGATCGTCGCCATCATCGCCGTGGTCGTCGTCGTGGCCGGGCTCGCCCAGCGGTTCGGCTTCCTGGCACCCCTGGCCCTGCTCGTCGTGGGGGTGGGCATCAGCTTCGTGCCGGTCATCCCCGAACCGGCCCTGAGCTCCGAGCTCGTCCTGGTCGGCCTGCTGCCCCCGCTGTTGTATGCCGCCGCGATCCGCACGTCGCTGGTGGACTTCCGGGCCAACTGGAGCCCGATCCTGGCCCTGTCCGTGGGGCTCGTCCTCTTCACGGCCGCGGGCGTGGGCCTCGTGACGTGGTGGGCCCTGGGCGTGCCGTTCGTGGTGGCCTTCGCGCTCGGCGCCGTCGTGGCCCCGCCGGACGCGGTGGCGGCGACCGCGGTCGCGAGGCGCATCGGCCTCCCCCGCCGGATCGTGACCATCCTCGAGGGCGAGTCGCTGCTCAACGACGCGACGGCCCTGGTGTCGCTGCGGACCGCGTCCGCGGCGATCATCGCCGCCGGCAGCGTCACGTTCGCCTCCACCGCCGTGGACTTCGGTCGCGCAGTGGTGCTCGGCGTCGGTGTCGGGGCGGTCGTGGCGCTGGGTGTGGCGTTCGTGCGCCGCAAGGTCACCGACCCGGTGATCGACACCTCGATCTCGTTCATCGTCCCCTACGTCGCCTACCTTCCGGCCGAGCACTTCCACGGGTCCGGGGTGCTGGCCGTCGTCGTCGCGGGCATCGTGCTGGGCCACAAGTCACCCGTGGTGCAGAACGCGTCCTCGCGCCTCAGCGAGCGGATCAACTGGCGGACCACCCAGTTCATCCTCGAGAACGTCGTCTTCCTCATGCTCGGCATGCAGATGCGCCGGCTGGTCAAGGACGCCCTCGACTCCGGTGTGGGTCTGGGGCGGCTCATCGGGGTCTGCACCCTCGTGGTCGTCACGGTCATCGTGCTGCGGCCGCTCTACGTCTTCCCCTTCAAGTGGGTCGAGTCGAAGATCAAGGGCGGCGGCCCGCAGTTCCGGCCCTCCAACAGCGCGGTCATCTCCTGGGCCGGCATGCGCGGCGTGGTGACCCTCGCGGCCGCCTTCGCGCTCCCGGAGCAGACGCCGGAGCGGCCCGTCCTCGTGCTCGCCGCCATGTCGGTCACCGTGGGGACGCTGCTGCTCCAGGGCCTGACGCTGCCGTGGCTCGCCCGGCGGCTCGGGGTGCGCGGTCCCGACCCCCGCGAGGACGCCCTGCAGGAGGCCACCATCCTGCAGGCCTCCGTCGCCGCGGGCCTCAAGGCCCTCGAGGAGCACGACGAGGCGGACGAGGAGACGATCGACCTGCTGCGCCGTCGCGCCGAGAACCGCACCAACATCGTCTGGGAGCGGCTCGGGCAGGGCCGGGAGGACGCGAGCGAGACCCCCAGCGCGGCATACCGGCGGCTGCGGATGCACATGCTCGGCGCGGAGCGCGAGGAGCTGCTCAAGATCCGCGACGCGGGCAACGTCGACCAGGAGATCCTGGTCCACGTCCTGGCCCAGCTCGACCTCGAGGAGTCGATGCTCGACCGCATCGAGGAGCGCTCCGACGAGCTGCGCGAGGACCCGCTGCTGCCGCCGGAGCGGGCGGTCGACGAGTGCGAGCACCTCGCCGCGCACCACGACCGGTTCGTGCCGCCGCTCACCCCGCACGGCTGCCAGGAGTGCCTCGAGCTCGGCGACACCTGGGTGCACCTGCGGCTGTGCCTCGACTGCGGGCACGTAGGCTGCTGCGACTCCTCGCCCAACAAGCACGCGAACAAGCACTTCGAGGAGACCGGTCACCCGGTCATGCGCAGCTTCGAGCCGGGCGAGGCGTGGCGCTGGTGCTTCGTCGACGAGCAGGTCGGCTGACCCGGCTGCGCAGCGGCTAGGTTGTGCGCGTGACCCTGCACCTCGTCCTCGCCTCCGCCTCACCCGCCCGCAAGAAGCTCCTGGTCGCCGCGGGCGTCGAGGCGAGCATCGTCGTCAGCGAGGTCGACGAGGACGCAGCCGTCCGCGACGCCCGCCACGTCCACGGTGACGAGCTCGGCGCGGAGGACGTCGCCCTCCTGCTCGCGCGCGCCAAGGCCGAGG is a window from the Phycicoccus sp. M110.8 genome containing:
- a CDS encoding DUF885 domain-containing protein; its protein translation is MTTETTPRPATDIDRIADEYLSALVALSPITATYLGIPGHEEELDDFSPAGHEAHAELRRETLARLEAASPVDDIDRVTLAAMRERLGLAEETHAAGLDEMALNVIASPLQEVRGCFDLMATATDEDWGVISRRMEKVPAALEQWKQSLLAAADKGNVAPRRQVEACIQQCADLTAADGYFATLVKDARLSDGEDDGDLSEGTRATLGEATQAASAAYGELGTWLRENLLDRAPETDACGRERYQLLSRSFLGATVDLEETYRWGQEEVAQITARMEQVAERIKPGATVKEAIAALDADPAYQLHGTDALKAWMQERADEVIANLAGTHFDIPDPVRTIECLIAPTQTGGIYYTGPSEDFSRPGRMWWSVPKGVTEFGTWKELTTVYHEGVPGHHLQVAQTVFRSELLNSWRRMAAWTSGHGEGWALYAERLMDELGYMDDPGNLMGLLDSQSLRAARVVIDIGVHCGFEAPQEVGGGEWTYDKAWQYLTAHANQGEAWLRFELDRYLGWPGQAPSYKIGERLWMQLRDQVREREGESFSLKDFHRRALDIGGVGLDTLREAVLGEL
- a CDS encoding dihydroorotate dehydrogenase-like protein; translated protein: MTDLATRYLGLALRNPLVASASPLSQTVEGVRALADAGVGAVVLPSLFEEQVRQEQLRDLQVTEPYDESFGEALSYFPSRAGSSGGGAHYLHLVERAVGVAGDLVVPVVASLNGSSPGGWAGFAASLQDAGAAAIELNVYLVPGDPHLSGRDVEDWHVEILRTVREVVSVPVAVKLSPHFSSVGQMALRLDEAGAAGLVLFNRFLPPDIDLETVSVHPQLSLSVPEEARLPRTWVAILRSRVRCSLAATTGVETGEDVVKYLLAGADVVMTASALLRHGEAYAASLLAGLEDWMARKGFGSVDDLRGLLAVPLGTDATAYERSAYVSALDGARRTYGDLRMRDDA
- the nifJ gene encoding pyruvate:ferredoxin (flavodoxin) oxidoreductase, translated to MGASEVRATVDGNEAAVGVAYRLSELCAIYPITPSSAMAELADEWASRDRPNIWGSVPTVMEMQSEGGAAGALHGALQGGALSTTFTASQGLLLMVPNMYRIAGELTSTVFHVAARALAAQGLSIFGDHSDVMAVRQTGFALLASASVQEAHDLALVAHAATLRSRVPFVHFFDGFRTSHELATVELLPDDVLRALVPEELVRQHRLRALSPERPFVRGTAQNPDVYFQARETVNPFYARTPGIVQSVMDELAERCGRAYRLVEYAGHPEADRVVVVMGSGAQTVRETVDHLVARGERVGVLQVRLYRPFPAEQLVAALPASVRTVGVLDRTKEPGSAGEPIHLDVVAALADAHGSGRRGTLPRVVGGRYGLSSKELTPGMVVGVFEELARPEPRPRFTVGIVDDVTGTSLPWDPDLDIEDPATVRAVFFGLGSDGTVGAAKNTIKILGADPHLFAQGYFVYDSKKSGGQTVSHLRFGPHPIRAPYLVDRAGFVGCHHLGLLEKVDVLGRAADGATLLLNAPQPPDELWDALPATVQQQVLDKGLRLYTIDADRVARECGLPGRTNTVLQTCFFAISGVLPREQAVEQVKAAIHRTYWKRGTAVVRRNEEAVDAALAALHRVPVPGVVTSGRVSPPAVPASAPPFVREVTGAMMAGRGEDLPVSALPVDGTFPSGTTAYEKRRISDLVAQWDPDTCIQCGTCSFVCPHSVIRAKYYDEKDLAGAPEGFASAPLDAVGLPSARYTLQVYAEDCTGCSLCVEACPVSPIGRPDRKAINLTPAVERFDVERENIAFFETLEVNDRARVDFGTVRGTQFLQPLFEFSGACAGCGETPYLKLLTQLFGERAMVANATGCSSIYGGNLPTTPWTKNAAGRGPAWSNSLFEDNAEFGLGMRLAADLHARLARERLAELRDEVGADLVDAILTAPQVREHELVAQRDRVTELLGRLTGLDGPAVADLRSVADHLLRRSLWIVGGDGWAYDIGSGGLDHVLASGLDVNVLVLDTEVYSNTGGQSSKATPLGAVAKFAAAGKTAAKKDLALQAIAYGNVYVARVAMGADPQQTLTAFREAEAYDGPSLVIAYSHCIAHGIDMKDGLDQQYRAVASGHWPLVRYDPVARDHGRNPFQLDSPRPRIPLADYVYRELRYRLLRSSDPAEAERLLGLAQEAVDRRWATYEEMATRGPAAFAADARRSR
- a CDS encoding NAD(P)-binding protein — encoded protein: MGLDDPDLTPPAPLGLGRLRAGPQRSQRPVYVDLLPPCNAGCPAGENIQGWLALVRAGRHEEAWRLLTADNPLPAVHGRVCYHPCEGACNRVELDAAVSIHGVERFLGDLAIESGWRFDPPPRRSSRRVLVVGSGPSGLSAAYHLARLGHEVVVRDNGPEPGGMMRYGIPSYRLPRDVLDAEIARIAALGVVFEQDHRVTDLTAEMHDGGFDAVFAAVGAHLSKRVDIPNEDASRVIDAVSFLRGVESGEQGSLASRHVAVYGGGNTAMDAARVARRLGADDTVIVYRRTREQMPAHEQEAADAEREGIRITWLRTISSMNEHELTVEVQALDEDGRPHGTGQFEKLAADTVILAVGQESDTGFLRSVPGVRLDGDTVQVDPFTLMTGAPGVFAGGDAVPSERTVTVGVGHGKRAARSIDAWLSGREPAPRPKHPPADFEKLNLWYFGDHGRREQAELDPAERVHGFVEVTAGLTPEEVAHEAGRCLSCGNCFECDGCLGACPEDAVIKLGAGHRYRFDYTACTGCGTCARQCPVHAIEMVAEPAAAEQDILGGGI
- a CDS encoding Na+/H+ antiporter, coding for MEAATAIVAIIAVVVVVAGLAQRFGFLAPLALLVVGVGISFVPVIPEPALSSELVLVGLLPPLLYAAAIRTSLVDFRANWSPILALSVGLVLFTAAGVGLVTWWALGVPFVVAFALGAVVAPPDAVAATAVARRIGLPRRIVTILEGESLLNDATALVSLRTASAAIIAAGSVTFASTAVDFGRAVVLGVGVGAVVALGVAFVRRKVTDPVIDTSISFIVPYVAYLPAEHFHGSGVLAVVVAGIVLGHKSPVVQNASSRLSERINWRTTQFILENVVFLMLGMQMRRLVKDALDSGVGLGRLIGVCTLVVVTVIVLRPLYVFPFKWVESKIKGGGPQFRPSNSAVISWAGMRGVVTLAAAFALPEQTPERPVLVLAAMSVTVGTLLLQGLTLPWLARRLGVRGPDPREDALQEATILQASVAAGLKALEEHDEADEETIDLLRRRAENRTNIVWERLGQGREDASETPSAAYRRLRMHMLGAEREELLKIRDAGNVDQEILVHVLAQLDLEESMLDRIEERSDELREDPLLPPERAVDECEHLAAHHDRFVPPLTPHGCQECLELGDTWVHLRLCLDCGHVGCCDSSPNKHANKHFEETGHPVMRSFEPGEAWRWCFVDEQVG